A region of the bacterium genome:
GCCGATGAGGCCCCAAACGACGTTCCCCCCGCCCAGAACGAGCTGGGCGGTGAAGTAGTAGGCCGTATAGGCGTAGCTCACCAACACGCCGAAGAGGGTCAGGCGCCAGGTTTTCGCCAGAATCGTCCGAAAATCCACTTCTTACGGTCCCTGGAAAAAAATTGCCGCCGCGCCCGAATTATAGCAGATGGAATTCCCGATGACCGGTCCGGCACGAGCCCCATGAATGACGCCGCTCCCGCGACTGTGCTAAAATTCCACCCCATGTACGACGGCCTGACCCTTTCCTCCTACCTCACCCACTGGCGACCCCTCATCGAGGGGACGAAGGTGATTGATGTCCTCATCCTGGACGCCGTCGACCGCGTGACCAACGCGGAGCTGGAGGAGGAGCTGCGGGCGGGGGCGGCGGTGGTGTTCGTCCTGGGCGGACGCGGGGAGGAACGTGAGCTGGTCTTCGTCAACCCCGGGGTCCGGTCCGGCGCGTTCCTCTGGAACAAGACGGGGTTGCGGTGGGCCAAGCCGAGGAGTATTCGCCGGAAACAGGAGGCCGGCTTCCTGCGCCGCCGCCTGGCCGGGGCGGTGGTCACCTCGACCGAGCAGCAGGGGCGGGACCGCCTGTTCCGCCTGGACCTCCGGGGGACCGACGAGCTGG
Encoded here:
- a CDS encoding NFACT family protein, producing MNDAAPATVLKFHPMYDGLTLSSYLTHWRPLIEGTKVIDVLILDAVDRVTNAELEEELRAGAAVVFVLGGRGEERELVFVNPGVRSGAFLWNKTGLRWAKPRSIRRKQEAGFLRRRLAGAVVTSTEQQGRDRLFRLDLRGTDELGDPISLALHFSLTGRRANLTLEAEEKVVYAWRSGPRYGEPFQPVSGGVWTVGEYVGGRRSGEITPRRKRSLAGELVAGVDGVSSTAVTELFRRLSLAPDVVFDQLGAETLD